From a single Epinephelus fuscoguttatus linkage group LG18, E.fuscoguttatus.final_Chr_v1 genomic region:
- the LOC125906019 gene encoding protein AMBP-like, whose translation MQRAVILVRLVVMGSAWIGQAVPVLPDPLILTQENFDLGRFMGRWYEVAVVSTCPHFMQRKRGNPVIVPLELQHVDSEGNFTMTATSFRNGTCKQMSTNYALTNTPGRFFHHVARFGVDVDSFVVHSSYDEYAMMLILSTEKASGNKTIIVKLYSRTMSVRAAVLEDFKTLVRQHGVSDETIIMNQNKGECVPDEQVTKAITTQPQSSDPKRRKRNSVLPMVPAQEEDAGNVWPGWTDHVE comes from the exons ATGCAGAGAGCCGTGATTCTGGTGCGTCTGGTGGTCATGGGGTCGGCCTGGATTGGGCAAGCGGTCCCAGTGCTCCCAGACCCTCTTATTCTCACACAAGAGAACTTTGATCTGGGCCGG TTCATGGGCAGGTGGTATGAGGTAGCTGTGGTGTCTACTTGCCCTCACTTCATGCAGCGCAAGAGGGGAAACCCTGTCATTGTCCCACTGGAGCTGCAACATGTTGACTCTGAAGGCAACTTCACAATGACAGCCACTAGTTTCAG GAATGGCACATGTAAGCAGATGTCCACAAATTACGCTTTGACCAACACTCCAGGACGATTCTTCCACCATGTTGCGA GGTTCGGAGTGGATGTTGATTCCTTCGTGGTTCACTCCAGCTATGATGAGTACGCAATGATGCTGATACTGAGCACAGAAAAAGCATCAGGAAATAAAACCATCATAGTCAAGCTTTATA GTCGAACTATGAGTGTGAGAGCAGCTGTGTTGGAGGACTTCAAAACTCTGGTCAGACAACATGGAGTGAGTGATGAAACCATCATCATGAATCAGAATAAAG GTGAGTGTGTTCCAGATGAGCAGGTGACAAAGGCCATCACGACTCAGCCTCAG AGTTCTGATCccaagaggaggaaaagaaattCGGTGCTACCTATGGTTCCTGCACAGGAGGAGGATGCTGGCAACGTTTGGCCAG GGTGGACAGATCATGTGGAATAA
- the slc27a4 gene encoding long-chain fatty acid transport protein 4, whose product MIRLACCTALLFVLRLLVGLPWYQVLPAILIFYLGSGGWSFLQIFAKTVGRDLHAASVLLRVKMNVRRHLKEKNTIPKIFAETVQRHGDKTALIFEGTGERWTFRQLDEYSNRVANLLLERGFREGDVVALFMENRSQYVGLWLGMAKIGVEAALINFNLRLEALVHCVNISNAKAVVFGAELTDAVSEIHSSMGKTVQMFCSGDWDPKRVPQGTECLEPLLEGAPSHLPSRPQRCFTDRLFYIYTSGTTGMPKAAIVVHSRYYRMAALVYYGFRMTSDDVLYDCLPLYHSAGNIVGVGQCIIHGMTVVIRKKFSASRFWDDCAKYNCTIVQYIGEICRYLLNQPVKDTEKQHRVRMALGNGLRQSIWEEFMKRFNIPQIAEFYGATECNCSLGNFDNKVGACGFNSQILPFIYPIRLVRVDEETMELIRGPDGVCIPCKPGEPGQLVGRIIQNDPLRRFDGYVNQSATSKKIAHSVFKKGDSAYLSGDVLIMDECGHMYFKDRTGDTFRWKGENVSTTEVEGTLSRLLDMKDVVVYGVEVPGAEGKAGMAAIADPSHSTDLEKFVKDMEKALPPYARPVFLRFLPEVNKTGTFKFQKTDLRRESFDPTVVSDRLYFMDSKRGCYVQLDEELYRSILSGKHKL is encoded by the exons ATGATCCGTCTAGCGTGTTGCACAGCCCTGCTGTTCGTGCTGAGGCTGCTGGTGGGCTTGCCGTGGTACCAGGTTCTCCCGGCCATCCTGATCTTCTACCTGGGAAGTGGAGGATGGAGCTTCCTGCAGATTTTTGCCAAGACAGTCGGCAGAGACTTACA TGCGGCAAGTGTGCTATTGAGGGTGAAGATGAATGTCAGACGCCACCTTAAAGAAAAGAACACCATTCCCAAGATCTTTGCTGAAACAGTGCAACGCCACGGGGACAAAACGGCACTCATCTTCGAGGGGACCGGGGAGAGGTGGACCTTCCGGCAGCTGGATGAGTACTCCAACAGAGTGGCCAACCTGCTGCTGGAGCGGGGCTTCAGG GAGGGCGACGTGGTGGCCCTCTTCATGGAGAACAGGTCCCAGTACGTGGGCCTCTGGCTGGGCATGGCCAAGATCGGAGTCGAGGCCGCTTTGATCAACTTCAATTTGAGACTAGAGGCCTTGGTCCACTGTGTCAACATCTCCAATGCCAAGGCTGTGGTGTTTGGCGCGGAGCTGACTGACG CGGTGTCCGAGATCCACAGTTCAATGGGGAAGACGGTGCAGATGTTTTGCTCCGGAGACTGGGACCCCAAACGAGTCCCGCAAGGAACCGAGTGCCTAGAGCCCCTGCTGGAGGGCGCCCCATCTCACCTGCCAAGCAGGCCACAACGATGCTTCACAG ATCGCCTGTTCTACATCTACACGTCAGGAACCACTGGGATGCCTAAAGCTGCTATTGTTGTGCACAGCAG gTACTACCGCATGGCAGCCTTGGTGTATTATGGCTTTAGGATGACATCAGATGATGTGCTGTATGATTGCCTTCCACTCTACCACTCTGCAG GTAACATTGTGGGAGTGGGCCAGTGTATCATACATGGCATGACTGTAGTCATCAGAAAGAAGTTCTCCGCCTCGCGTTTCTGGGATGACTGTGCCAAATACAACTGCACT ATTGTGCAATACATTGGTGAGATCTGCAGATACCTGCTGAACCAGCCAGTTAAGGACACAGAGAAGCAACATCGGGTGCGCATGGCACTGGGCAACGGCCTGCGCCAGTCCATATGGGAGGAGTTCATGAAGCGTTTCAACATCCCACAGATAGCAGAGTTCTACGGAGCCACAGAGTGCAACTGCAGTCTCGGCAACTTCGATAACAAG GTTGGAGCATGTGGCTTCAACAGTCAGATTCTACCGTTCATCTACCCCATCAGACTGGTGCGGGTTGATGAAGAGACCATGGAGCTCATTAGGGGACCTGATGGTGTCTGTATTCCCTGTAAACCTG GTGAACCTGGGCAGCTAGTCGGCAGGATCATTCAGAATGATCCCCTTCGGAGGTTTGACGGATATGTCAACCAATCAGCAACCAGCAAGAAGATTGCTCATAGTGTTTTCAAGAAGGGAGACAGTGCCTATCTCTCTG GCGATGTGTTGATCATGGATGAGTGCGGCCACATGTACTTCAAGGACCGCACAGGAGACACTTTCCGCTGGAAAGGAGAGAACGTCTCAACAACCGAGGTGGAGGGAACTCTCAGCAGGCTGCTAGACATGAAAGATGTAGTTGTCTATGGAGTGGAAGTACCAG gAGCAGAGGGAAAGGCTGGAATGGCAGCCATCGCTGATCCGTCTCACTCCACTGACCTGGAGAAGTTTGTGAAGGACATGGAGAAGGCTCTGCCTCCATATGCCAGACCTGTATTCCTCCGCTTCCTTCCGGAGGTCAACAAGACAG GAACGTTTAAGTTTCAGAAGACGGACTTGCGCCGGGAAAGCTTCGACCCCACTGTGGTGTCAGACAGACTGTACTTTATGGATTCCAAAAGAGGATGCTATGTGCAGCTGGACGAGGAGCTTTACCGTTCCATACTGTCAGGGAAACACAAATTGTGA
- the ptgdsa gene encoding prostaglandin D2 synthase a codes for MRTTGVAVVMVMLCGMMVDAEVKPQKDFNLQEFTGRWYRVGLAYDSPGFAPYRDKLKASMGIVTALPNGNVNLTMWDATPLGCQMKVYHYEKTNVPGQFTYFSTRHNMVKDITVVETNYTSYALVVKHKVFNREYTQVALYGRTQTVRTDVIQKFKVFAIHQGFPRESILTPPPAENCPASRSG; via the exons ATGAGGACCACTGGGGTCGCCGTTGTCATGGTGATGTTGTGCGGGATGATGGTGGACGCAGAAGTGAAGCCGCAGAAAGATTTCAACCTGCAGGAG ttcACAGGGAGATGGTACCGGGTGGGCCTGGCCTATGACTCTCCGGGTTTTGCCCCCTACAGAGACAAACTGAAGGCCTCCATGGGCATCGTCACAGCTCTGCCAAACGGAAACGTTAACCTCACAATGTGGGATGCAAC ACCATTAGGTTGTCAGATGAAGGTGTATCACTATGAGAAGACCAATGTACCTGGACAGTTCACCTACTTCAGCACAC GCCACAACATGGTGAAGGACATCACCGTGGTGGAAACAAACTACACTAGCTACGCTCTGGTGGTCAAACACAAAGTTTTTAACAGAGAGTACACACAGGTGGCACTTTacg GTCGCACTCAAACGGTCAGAACTGATGTAATTCAGAAGTTTAAAGTCTTCGCTATACACCAGGGTTTCCCCAGAGAGTCTATCTTGACTCCACCTCCAGCAG AAAATTGCCCAGCATCAAGATCTGGTTAG